In one Kitasatospora cineracea genomic region, the following are encoded:
- a CDS encoding terpene synthase family protein gives MAQPFELPDFYVPYPARINPHYEGARVHTKEWARGFGMLEGSGVWEEHDLDSHDYALLCSYTHPDCGSEALNLVTDWYTWVFFFDDHFLEIFKRTLDREGGKAYLDRLPAFMPMDLADGYPEATNPVEAGLADLWQRTVPHMSPHWRARFAESTRNLLNESLWELSNINEGRVSNPVEYIEMRRKVGGAPWSAGLIEYAADAEVPEPVAHSRPLRVLRDAFSDGVHLRNDLFSYEREIGEEGELSNGVLVLETFLGCSTQQAADAVNDLLTSRLQQFENTALTELGPLCAEHALSPAEVARVVAYVKGMQDWQSGGHEWHLRSSRYMNGGGAAAPARGPRGLGTSAANLRLAAGVRGLRSFTHTPHRRTGPVPLPDFPMPYPLTLNPHLDGSREYAVRWAREFGLLDPEPGVPGSDVWDERKLRDYDFALCAAGIDPDATPAELDLSSAWLTWGTYADDYYPAVFGRPRDLLGAKAANERLHALMTLDGSLPFAPRNALESGLADLWQRTAAPFEQGARAEFRKAVGDMLDSWLWELANTAQNRIPDPVDYIEMRRATFGSDLTMGLARLGRGGVIPEEVCASGTLRAIENSAADYGCLVNDLHSYRKEVEYEGEFHNLVRVVENFFSCEPSVAVDIVADLTASRLDQFAHVVKNELPLLKQDFALEGEAEQALDGYVRELEDWMAAVLNWHQRCDRYTDEVLRRHFAPKTAVPAELGTSAMRILQAIGR, from the coding sequence GTGGCTCAGCCGTTCGAACTGCCGGACTTCTACGTGCCGTACCCGGCCCGGATCAACCCGCACTACGAGGGGGCGCGGGTCCACACCAAGGAGTGGGCGCGGGGCTTCGGCATGCTGGAGGGGTCGGGCGTCTGGGAGGAGCACGACCTCGACTCGCACGACTACGCGTTGCTCTGCTCCTACACCCACCCCGACTGCGGCAGCGAGGCGTTGAACCTCGTCACGGACTGGTACACCTGGGTGTTCTTCTTCGACGACCACTTCCTGGAGATCTTCAAGCGGACCCTCGACCGCGAGGGCGGCAAGGCGTACCTGGACCGGCTGCCCGCGTTCATGCCGATGGACCTCGCGGACGGCTACCCGGAGGCCACCAACCCGGTCGAGGCCGGCCTGGCCGACCTGTGGCAGCGCACCGTCCCGCACATGTCGCCGCACTGGCGGGCCCGGTTCGCCGAGTCGACCAGGAACCTGCTGAACGAGTCGCTCTGGGAGCTGTCGAACATCAACGAGGGCCGGGTCTCCAACCCGGTCGAGTACATCGAGATGCGCCGCAAGGTCGGCGGCGCGCCCTGGTCCGCCGGGCTGATCGAGTACGCGGCGGACGCCGAGGTGCCCGAGCCGGTGGCGCACTCCCGGCCGCTGCGGGTCCTGCGGGACGCCTTCTCGGACGGCGTGCACCTGCGCAACGACCTGTTCTCGTACGAGCGCGAGATCGGCGAGGAGGGCGAACTGTCCAACGGCGTCCTGGTGCTGGAGACCTTCCTCGGCTGCTCCACCCAGCAGGCCGCGGACGCCGTCAACGACCTGCTCACCTCCCGGCTCCAGCAGTTCGAGAACACCGCGCTCACCGAACTGGGCCCGCTGTGCGCCGAGCACGCGCTGAGCCCGGCCGAGGTCGCCCGGGTGGTGGCCTACGTCAAGGGGATGCAGGACTGGCAGTCCGGCGGCCACGAGTGGCACCTGCGCTCCAGCCGCTACATGAACGGCGGCGGCGCGGCCGCGCCCGCCCGCGGCCCCCGGGGCCTGGGCACCTCCGCCGCCAACCTCCGGCTCGCGGCGGGCGTCCGCGGCCTGCGCAGCTTCACCCACACCCCGCACCGCCGGACCGGCCCGGTGCCGCTGCCCGACTTCCCGATGCCCTACCCCCTCACGCTCAACCCGCACCTGGACGGCTCCCGCGAGTACGCGGTCCGCTGGGCCCGCGAGTTCGGCCTGCTCGACCCGGAGCCCGGCGTCCCCGGCTCCGACGTCTGGGACGAACGCAAGCTCCGCGACTACGACTTCGCGCTGTGCGCCGCGGGCATCGACCCCGACGCCACCCCCGCCGAGCTCGACCTCTCCTCCGCCTGGCTGACCTGGGGCACCTACGCCGACGACTACTACCCCGCTGTCTTCGGCCGCCCCCGCGACCTGCTCGGCGCGAAGGCCGCCAACGAGCGGCTGCACGCGCTGATGACGCTCGACGGCAGCCTCCCGTTCGCGCCGCGCAACGCCCTGGAGTCCGGCCTCGCCGACCTCTGGCAGCGCACCGCCGCGCCGTTCGAGCAGGGCGCCCGGGCCGAGTTCCGCAAGGCGGTGGGGGACATGCTCGACAGCTGGCTCTGGGAGCTCGCCAACACCGCCCAGAACCGCATCCCCGACCCGGTCGACTACATCGAGATGCGCCGCGCCACCTTCGGCTCCGACCTGACGATGGGCCTGGCCCGGCTCGGCCGCGGCGGGGTGATCCCCGAGGAGGTCTGCGCGAGCGGCACCCTGCGGGCGATCGAGAACTCCGCCGCGGACTACGGCTGCCTGGTCAACGACCTGCACTCGTACCGCAAGGAGGTCGAGTACGAGGGCGAGTTCCACAACCTGGTCCGGGTGGTGGAGAACTTCTTCTCCTGCGAGCCCTCCGTCGCCGTCGACATCGTGGCCGACCTGACGGCCTCCCGGCTCGACCAGTTCGCGCACGTGGTCAAGAACGAACTCCCGCTGCTCAAGCAGGACTTCGCCCTCGAAGGCGAGGCCGAGCAGGCCCTCGACGGGTACGTCCGGGAGCTGGAGGACTGGATGGCCGCCGTCCTCAACTGGCACCAGCGGTGCGACCGCTACACCGACGAGGTGCTGCGCCGGCACTTCGCCCCGAAGACGGCTGTCCCGGCGGAGCTGGGCACCTCGGCGATGCGGATCCTGCAGGCGATCGGCCGCTGA
- a CDS encoding CPBP family intramembrane glutamic endopeptidase, whose translation MRGKWVGPGGLFLVVAFVAAGALGAVQPSTGLPEEVLQLTQFGPALGVVVVAAWRPGQVRRLLAGHGGRGAGPAGLAVLLSAVAVTAVAVAGAALCGVPVAVRDPGSLAAPFGVVAAAQLLGACGEEVGWRCLLQPLLRERFGPWASSVAVGLAWGCWHVGVFTRSPAYAAGFLAATVAMSVLLGFAWERVGRWRLPVAGAFHALVNLGLLLFLDQESGATGPVLLFGAACVLVALPWVLTARRAGPAERAGHPDSIALI comes from the coding sequence GTGCGCGGGAAGTGGGTCGGGCCGGGCGGGCTGTTCCTGGTGGTGGCGTTCGTGGCGGCGGGGGCGCTGGGGGCGGTGCAGCCCTCGACGGGGCTGCCCGAGGAGGTGCTGCAACTGACGCAGTTCGGGCCCGCGTTGGGGGTGGTGGTGGTCGCCGCGTGGCGGCCGGGGCAGGTGCGGCGGCTGCTGGCCGGGCACGGCGGGCGCGGGGCGGGCCCGGCCGGGCTCGCGGTGCTGCTGTCCGCGGTGGCGGTCACGGCGGTCGCGGTGGCCGGGGCGGCGCTGTGCGGCGTGCCGGTGGCGGTGCGCGACCCGGGGTCGCTGGCCGCGCCGTTCGGGGTGGTCGCGGCGGCCCAACTGCTGGGCGCCTGCGGGGAGGAGGTCGGTTGGCGGTGCCTGCTGCAGCCGCTGCTGCGGGAGCGGTTCGGGCCGTGGGCCTCGTCGGTGGCGGTCGGCCTGGCCTGGGGGTGCTGGCACGTCGGGGTGTTCACCCGGTCCCCCGCGTACGCGGCGGGGTTCCTGGCGGCGACGGTGGCGATGTCGGTGCTGCTGGGCTTCGCCTGGGAGCGGGTGGGCCGGTGGCGGCTGCCGGTCGCGGGTGCCTTCCACGCGCTGGTGAACCTGGGCCTGCTGCTGTTCCTGGACCAGGAGTCGGGGGCGACCGGCCCGGTGCTGCTGTTCGGCGCGGCCTGCGTCCTGGTGGCGCTGCCCTGGGTGCTGACGGCCCGTCGGGCCGGGCCCGCGGAGCGCGCGGGGCACCCGGATAGCATCGCGCTGATATGA
- a CDS encoding sensor histidine kinase has translation MTMRPQSVRVRAALLALGRCHLASWRALVTSLRGLAAGGALTLLPVGLGLPLLPPAARLLRRGADRERALLARWTGRAPAAPEPLPAGVVALLGAPGFRRELAWSWLAPWSSCLLVAVPPALVGYGLAGALVQPFLWQLLGPGNWYAFVPVDSAVGALAAALLGLGFAAAGLWLAPPVLARYAAWTTRLLDGPAQARLERRIDQLTDSRAEVLDVQAAELRRIERDLHDGAQARLVALGLTLDRAEQLLDADPATARRLLGEVRATSERALQELRDLVHGVLPPVLADRGLADAVRSLALDSFLDVEVTADLPGRLPAPVEGAAYFAVAELLANAGKHSGGRRVDVELRCADGRLRAVVRDDGRGGADPDRGSGLTGVRRRLAALDGTLALDSPPGGPTTATLEIPCASSSPKTSSSSATASPAP, from the coding sequence ATGACGATGCGACCGCAGTCCGTCCGGGTCCGGGCCGCCCTGCTCGCCCTCGGCCGCTGCCACCTGGCCTCGTGGCGCGCCCTGGTGACGTCCCTGCGCGGCCTGGCCGCGGGCGGCGCGCTGACCCTGCTGCCGGTCGGCCTCGGCCTGCCGCTGCTGCCGCCCGCCGCCCGGCTGCTGCGCCGCGGCGCCGACCGCGAGCGCGCGCTGCTCGCCCGCTGGACGGGCCGCGCGCCCGCCGCCCCCGAACCGCTGCCCGCGGGCGTGGTGGCGCTGCTCGGCGCGCCCGGCTTCCGCCGCGAACTGGCCTGGTCCTGGCTGGCCCCGTGGAGCAGCTGCCTGCTGGTGGCCGTCCCGCCCGCCCTGGTCGGCTACGGCCTGGCCGGTGCGCTGGTGCAGCCGTTCCTGTGGCAGCTGCTCGGCCCGGGCAACTGGTACGCCTTCGTCCCGGTCGACTCGGCCGTCGGCGCGCTCGCCGCGGCCCTGCTCGGCCTGGGCTTCGCCGCCGCCGGCCTGTGGCTCGCCCCGCCCGTGCTGGCCCGGTACGCGGCCTGGACGACCCGGCTGCTGGACGGCCCGGCGCAGGCCCGGCTGGAGCGGCGGATCGACCAGCTGACCGACAGCCGGGCCGAGGTCCTCGACGTCCAGGCGGCCGAACTGCGCCGGATCGAACGGGACCTGCACGACGGCGCGCAGGCCCGCCTGGTCGCGCTCGGGCTGACCCTGGACCGCGCCGAGCAGCTGCTCGACGCCGACCCGGCCACCGCCCGCCGCCTGCTCGGCGAGGTCCGGGCCACCTCCGAACGGGCCCTGCAGGAGCTGCGCGACCTGGTGCACGGCGTCCTGCCGCCGGTGCTCGCCGACCGCGGCCTGGCCGACGCCGTCCGCTCGCTCGCCCTGGACTCCTTCCTGGACGTCGAGGTCACCGCCGACCTGCCCGGCCGGCTGCCCGCCCCGGTCGAGGGCGCCGCCTACTTCGCCGTCGCCGAGCTGCTCGCCAACGCGGGCAAGCACTCCGGCGGCCGCCGGGTGGACGTCGAACTCCGCTGCGCCGACGGCCGGTTGCGGGCGGTCGTGCGCGACGACGGCCGCGGTGGCGCCGACCCCGACCGCGGCAGCGGGCTCACCGGCGTCCGCCGCCGGCTGGCCGCCCTCGACGGCACCCTCGCCCTGGACAGCCCGCCGGGCGGCCCGACCACCGCGACCCTGGAGATCCCGTGCGCGTCGTCCTCGCCGAAGACCTCTTCCTCCTCCGCGACGGCCTCGCCCGCACCCTGA
- a CDS encoding response regulator transcription factor translates to MRVVLAEDLFLLRDGLARTLTDHGFEVAAAVDNGPGLLRALRESAPDVAVVDIRLPPTYTDEGLQAALTVRRERPGLPVLVLSQYVEQLYAQELLADGRGAVGYLLKDRVTRTAQFVDAVRTVAAGGTVMDPQVIARLMARSTARGTTADLSARELDVLRLMAGGRSNAAIMAELHIGESAVAKHTAAIFAKLRIDHTPDSNRRVLAVLAYLRR, encoded by the coding sequence GTGCGCGTCGTCCTCGCCGAAGACCTCTTCCTCCTCCGCGACGGCCTCGCCCGCACCCTGACCGACCACGGCTTCGAGGTCGCCGCCGCGGTCGACAACGGCCCCGGACTCCTGCGCGCCCTTCGGGAGTCGGCGCCGGACGTGGCCGTGGTCGACATCCGGCTGCCGCCCACTTACACCGACGAGGGCCTGCAGGCCGCACTGACCGTCCGCCGGGAGCGGCCGGGGCTGCCGGTGCTGGTGCTCTCCCAGTACGTGGAGCAGCTGTACGCCCAGGAGCTGCTCGCCGACGGGCGCGGCGCGGTCGGCTACCTGCTCAAGGACCGGGTCACCCGCACCGCCCAGTTCGTCGACGCGGTCCGCACCGTGGCCGCGGGCGGCACCGTGATGGACCCGCAGGTGATCGCCCGCCTGATGGCCCGCTCCACCGCCCGCGGCACCACCGCCGACCTCAGCGCGCGCGAACTCGACGTGCTGCGCCTGATGGCCGGGGGCCGCTCCAACGCCGCGATCATGGCCGAGCTGCACATCGGCGAGAGCGCGGTCGCCAAGCACACGGCCGCGATCTTCGCCAAGCTCCGGATCGACCACACCCCCGACTCCAACCGCCGCGTGCTGGCCGTCCTCGCCTACCTCCGCCGCTGA
- a CDS encoding acyltransferase family protein has product MLTDSRAARPAPAAAAGPATARDPFFDRARLLATVLVVCGHFWEPLARMPGHRMLHAAYLLVYAFHMPVFVFLSGWFSRSFAARPEQLDRLLGGVLAPYLLWTTLLGWYSARLAGAPFAPDLITPVWVTWFLLSLFLWRLSAPLWHRLRAPLATAVAVSLLAGALPLTPQLSIGRTLQLLPFFVAGLVLDRRRVLALRGHRWLRAAAAPVFGAAALLAYWLVPRLDAAWFYRSAGAAGLHAGLPRWLVLSAAVNLAGAVLGACFLALVPVRARWYDGLGATGTAAFLLHPFAQLALVRAGGYRTAFLGSAAGQAVLTAAACALALLLSTRPVARLLRPLLAPRLRLLLRARQPSPAPAPAPTMIPGNCRPPGPDDDGRSGGRNTGG; this is encoded by the coding sequence GTGCTCACCGACTCCCGGGCCGCCCGCCCCGCCCCCGCGGCCGCCGCGGGCCCCGCCACCGCCCGCGACCCGTTCTTCGACCGCGCGAGGCTGCTGGCGACGGTGCTGGTGGTGTGCGGGCACTTCTGGGAGCCGCTGGCGCGGATGCCCGGCCACCGGATGCTGCACGCCGCCTACCTGCTGGTGTACGCCTTCCACATGCCGGTGTTCGTGTTCCTCTCCGGCTGGTTCTCGCGCTCGTTCGCGGCCCGCCCGGAGCAGCTCGACCGGCTGCTGGGCGGCGTGCTGGCCCCGTACCTGCTGTGGACCACCCTGCTGGGCTGGTACTCGGCCCGGCTGGCCGGGGCCCCGTTCGCGCCGGACCTGATCACCCCGGTCTGGGTGACCTGGTTCCTGCTGTCGCTGTTCCTGTGGCGGCTGAGCGCCCCGCTCTGGCACCGGCTGCGGGCGCCGCTGGCCACCGCGGTCGCCGTCTCGCTGCTGGCGGGGGCGCTGCCGCTGACGCCGCAGCTGTCGATCGGGCGGACGCTGCAGCTGCTGCCGTTCTTCGTCGCGGGGCTGGTCCTGGACCGCCGCCGGGTGCTGGCGCTGCGCGGCCACCGGTGGCTGCGGGCGGCGGCGGCGCCGGTGTTCGGGGCGGCGGCGCTGCTCGCGTACTGGCTGGTGCCGCGGCTGGACGCGGCCTGGTTCTACCGGAGCGCGGGCGCGGCGGGGCTGCACGCGGGGCTGCCGCGCTGGCTGGTGCTGTCGGCGGCGGTCAACCTGGCGGGCGCGGTGCTGGGCGCCTGCTTCCTGGCCCTGGTGCCGGTCCGGGCCCGCTGGTACGACGGGCTGGGCGCGACCGGGACGGCGGCGTTCCTGCTGCACCCGTTCGCCCAGCTGGCGCTGGTCCGGGCGGGCGGCTACCGGACGGCGTTCCTCGGCTCGGCGGCCGGGCAGGCCGTGCTGACTGCCGCCGCCTGCGCGCTGGCCCTGCTGCTGTCCACCCGGCCGGTGGCCCGGCTGCTGCGGCCGCTGCTGGCGCCCCGGCTGCGGCTGCTGCTGCGGGCCCGGCAGCCGTCCCCCGCCCCGGCACCGGCGCCGACTATGATCCCGGGGAACTGCCGCCCGCCCGGGCCCGACGACGACGGACGAAGCGGCGGACGGAACACCGGGGGGTAG
- the glpR gene encoding gephyrin-like molybdotransferase receptor GlpR, with the protein MSSSGLIYAVIVGAWAAYLVPMWLRRQDELNESRPTERFSTAIRLLAGRSAMERRAARALGDQTADQQHPAGEDPDGALADPAPAVAPDPADVPTRAAAAEPAAEPAVQAAAEPVAGPAAAAEGRGEREREREWERERERELGDRRSAERRARLLARRRRMVTMLFLAFALGAVVAAVTGFAFLWVPAVPGVLLTLYIGHLRRLERQRYEVKFDRTRAAQAAERLRERERERAARPAAEPAATRPAPAPEPTVATDPSTTRATVLAEATEHEEWADGVRSRAAAGPDSWEPVPVPLPTYVTAPVAPRTTRGLDLSAPNTWDSGRPATPLFDQYGAEPAQPPAAADWSTRPRAANE; encoded by the coding sequence GTGAGCAGTAGCGGCCTTATCTACGCGGTCATCGTAGGGGCCTGGGCTGCCTATCTGGTGCCGATGTGGCTCCGCAGGCAGGACGAGCTCAACGAGTCGCGTCCGACGGAACGCTTCAGTACCGCGATCCGCCTGCTGGCCGGTCGATCGGCCATGGAGCGGCGCGCGGCCCGAGCCCTCGGCGACCAGACCGCCGACCAGCAGCACCCCGCCGGGGAGGACCCGGACGGGGCCCTCGCCGACCCCGCGCCCGCCGTGGCGCCCGACCCCGCCGACGTGCCCACCCGGGCCGCCGCCGCCGAGCCGGCCGCCGAACCGGCCGTTCAGGCCGCCGCCGAGCCGGTGGCCGGGCCCGCGGCCGCCGCCGAGGGCCGGGGCGAGCGTGAACGCGAGCGGGAGTGGGAGCGTGAACGCGAGCGGGAGCTCGGCGACCGGCGCTCCGCCGAGCGGCGGGCCCGGCTGCTCGCCCGGCGGCGGCGGATGGTCACCATGCTCTTCCTGGCCTTCGCGCTGGGCGCCGTGGTCGCCGCCGTGACCGGCTTCGCCTTCCTCTGGGTGCCCGCCGTCCCCGGCGTCCTGCTCACCCTCTACATCGGCCACCTGCGCCGCCTGGAACGGCAGCGCTACGAGGTCAAGTTCGACCGGACCCGGGCCGCGCAGGCCGCCGAGCGGCTGCGCGAGCGCGAACGCGAGCGGGCCGCCCGACCGGCCGCCGAGCCGGCCGCGACCCGCCCGGCGCCCGCCCCCGAGCCGACCGTCGCCACGGACCCGAGCACCACCCGGGCCACCGTGCTGGCCGAGGCCACCGAGCACGAGGAGTGGGCCGACGGCGTCCGCTCCCGGGCCGCCGCCGGGCCGGACTCCTGGGAGCCCGTCCCCGTCCCCCTCCCCACCTACGTCACCGCCCCCGTGGCCCCCCGCACCACCCGCGGGCTCGACCTCTCGGCCCCCAACACCTGGGACTCCGGCCGCCCCGCCACCCCGCTGTTCGACCAGTACGGCGCCGAGCCGGCCCAGCCCCCCGCCGCCGCGGACTGGTCGACCCGCCCCCGCGCCGCCAACGAGTAA
- a CDS encoding GNAT family N-acetyltransferase, giving the protein MNAPWPVELAEGDLVLRPIRRRDQAEWQEVSRRNRDWLRRWEATVPPAPPGRAPLPRPTYRQMVRYLRAEAAAGRMLPFVVLHRGRLVGQLTVGGITWGSMCSANVGYWVDEAVAGRGIMPTAVALAVDHCFRDLGLHRVEVCIRPENRPSRRVVEKLGFRAEGMRPRYLHIDGDWRDHLVYALTADEATDGLLRRWQELRNRPPQEN; this is encoded by the coding sequence CTGAACGCGCCCTGGCCGGTCGAACTGGCCGAGGGGGACCTCGTGCTGCGGCCCATCCGCCGCCGCGACCAGGCCGAGTGGCAGGAGGTCAGCCGCCGCAACCGGGACTGGCTGCGCCGCTGGGAGGCCACCGTCCCGCCCGCCCCGCCCGGCCGCGCCCCGCTGCCCCGCCCCACCTACCGGCAGATGGTCCGCTACCTGCGGGCCGAGGCCGCGGCCGGCCGGATGCTGCCCTTCGTGGTGCTCCACCGGGGGCGCCTGGTCGGCCAGTTGACGGTCGGCGGGATCACCTGGGGCTCGATGTGCTCCGCCAACGTCGGCTACTGGGTGGACGAGGCGGTGGCCGGTCGCGGCATCATGCCCACCGCCGTCGCGCTCGCCGTCGACCACTGCTTCCGCGACCTGGGCCTGCACCGGGTCGAGGTGTGCATCCGCCCGGAGAACCGGCCCAGCCGCCGGGTGGTGGAGAAACTCGGCTTCCGCGCGGAGGGAATGCGCCCCCGCTACCTGCACATCGACGGCGACTGGCGCGACCACCTGGTGTACGCGCTCACCGCCGACGAGGCCACCGACGGGCTGCTGCGGCGCTGGCAGGAACTCAGGAACCGGCCGCCGCAAGAGAATTGA
- a CDS encoding MogA/MoaB family molybdenum cofactor biosynthesis protein — translation MRALAVTVSNRASAGVYEDRGGPLLVAGLRAMGFETDGPQVVPDGEPVEAALRAAVAAGYDVVLTTGGTGISPQDLTPEMTARVIDRQIPGISEAIRAHGRAAVPTAALSRGLAGLAGRTLVVNLPGSTGGVRDGLAVLAPLLPHAVDQLAGGDHPRPAGGAH, via the coding sequence GTGAGGGCGCTCGCCGTCACCGTCTCCAACCGGGCCTCGGCCGGCGTGTACGAGGACCGGGGCGGCCCGCTGCTGGTCGCCGGACTGCGCGCGATGGGCTTCGAGACCGACGGCCCGCAGGTCGTCCCGGACGGCGAACCGGTCGAGGCGGCGCTGCGCGCGGCCGTCGCCGCCGGGTACGACGTGGTGCTCACCACCGGCGGCACCGGCATCTCCCCGCAGGACCTCACGCCCGAGATGACCGCCCGGGTGATCGACCGGCAGATCCCCGGCATCTCCGAGGCGATCCGCGCCCACGGCCGGGCCGCCGTCCCCACCGCCGCTCTCTCCCGCGGCCTGGCCGGCCTGGCCGGACGCACCCTGGTGGTCAACCTGCCCGGCTCCACCGGCGGCGTCCGCGACGGCCTGGCCGTGCTCGCCCCGCTGCTGCCGCACGCCGTCGACCAGTTGGCCGGCGGCGACCACCCGCGGCCCGCGGGCGGTGCGCACTGA
- the moaC gene encoding cyclic pyranopterin monophosphate synthase MoaC, whose product MVDVSEKAATTRVAVAAGRVRIAPRVVELLRGEGVPKGDALAVARIAGIMGAKKTPELIPLCHPIALTGTTVDLAVTDTAVEITATVRTADRTGVEMEALTAVATAALTVIDMVKAVDKAAAIEDVRVLSKTGGKSGDWFRGEEQ is encoded by the coding sequence ATGGTCGACGTCTCCGAGAAGGCCGCCACCACCCGCGTCGCGGTGGCGGCCGGCCGGGTCCGGATCGCCCCCAGGGTGGTGGAACTGCTGCGCGGCGAGGGCGTCCCCAAGGGCGACGCCCTCGCGGTGGCCCGGATCGCCGGGATCATGGGCGCCAAGAAGACGCCCGAACTGATCCCGCTCTGCCACCCGATCGCGCTCACCGGCACCACCGTCGACCTGGCCGTCACCGACACCGCCGTCGAGATCACCGCCACCGTCCGCACCGCCGACCGCACCGGCGTCGAGATGGAGGCCCTCACCGCCGTCGCCACCGCCGCGCTCACCGTCATCGACATGGTCAAGGCGGTCGACAAGGCCGCCGCCATCGAGGACGTCCGGGTGCTCAGCAAGACCGGCGGCAAGAGCGGCGACTGGTTCAGGGGGGAGGAGCAGTGA
- the glp gene encoding gephyrin-like molybdotransferase Glp — translation MTGKHDPCCEGADSPASPRSWSVDEHLADVLAAVAPLPPIELQLLDAQGCRLAEDVRAADDLPPFDNSSMDGYALRTADTVRATGQYPSVLAVVGDIAAGAADLPKVGPGQAARIMTGAPVPPGAEAVAPVEWTDGGTGTGLAADAMGAPVADEEVRVLRPVAEGAHIRRRGSDVTAGDTVLEAGTVLGPTRLGLLAAIGRGTVKVAPRPRVVVLSTGSELVQPGEATGPGRIHDSNSFTLTAAAIAAGAVAYRVGGVPDEAATLRAVLEDQLGRADLIVTSGGVSVGAYDVVKEVFADYGGVDFRRLRMQPGKPQGFGRIGAGAGVPLLALPGNPVSAYISFELFVRPVIRTMLGAPDVHRPVVRAATTAALRSPAGRRQFLRGRHHPADGTVSPVGGEGSHLVGALAKADCLIAVPEDTTALPAGSAVDVVLLTD, via the coding sequence ATGACCGGGAAGCACGACCCCTGCTGCGAGGGAGCCGACTCCCCGGCCTCGCCGCGCTCGTGGAGCGTCGACGAGCACCTCGCCGACGTCCTCGCCGCGGTCGCCCCGCTGCCCCCCATCGAGCTGCAACTGCTGGACGCCCAGGGCTGCCGGCTCGCCGAGGACGTGCGGGCCGCCGACGACCTGCCGCCCTTCGACAACAGCTCGATGGACGGCTACGCGCTGCGCACCGCCGACACCGTGCGCGCCACCGGGCAGTACCCGTCGGTGCTCGCCGTGGTCGGCGACATCGCGGCCGGCGCCGCCGACCTGCCCAAGGTCGGCCCCGGCCAGGCCGCCCGGATCATGACCGGCGCCCCCGTCCCGCCCGGCGCCGAGGCCGTCGCCCCGGTCGAGTGGACCGACGGCGGCACCGGCACCGGGCTGGCCGCCGACGCGATGGGCGCGCCCGTCGCCGACGAGGAGGTCCGGGTGCTGCGCCCGGTCGCCGAGGGCGCGCACATCCGCCGCCGGGGCAGCGACGTCACCGCGGGCGACACCGTGCTGGAGGCCGGCACCGTGCTCGGCCCCACCCGGCTCGGCCTGCTCGCCGCGATCGGCCGCGGCACCGTCAAGGTCGCCCCCCGCCCCCGGGTCGTGGTGCTCTCCACCGGCAGCGAACTCGTCCAGCCCGGCGAGGCCACCGGACCGGGCCGGATCCACGACTCCAACTCCTTCACCCTGACCGCCGCCGCGATCGCCGCCGGCGCCGTCGCCTACCGGGTCGGCGGTGTCCCCGACGAGGCCGCCACGCTGCGCGCCGTGCTGGAGGACCAGCTCGGCCGGGCCGACCTGATCGTCACCAGCGGCGGCGTCTCGGTCGGCGCGTACGACGTGGTCAAGGAGGTGTTCGCGGACTACGGCGGCGTCGACTTCCGCAGGCTGCGGATGCAGCCCGGCAAGCCGCAGGGCTTCGGCCGGATCGGCGCGGGCGCCGGGGTGCCGCTGCTCGCCCTGCCCGGCAACCCGGTCAGCGCGTACATCTCCTTCGAGCTGTTCGTCCGCCCGGTGATCCGCACCATGCTCGGCGCCCCCGACGTGCACCGCCCCGTGGTGCGCGCCGCGACCACCGCCGCGCTGCGCTCCCCGGCCGGGCGGCGGCAGTTCCTACGCGGCCGGCACCACCCGGCGGACGGCACCGTCAGCCCGGTCGGCGGCGAGGGATCGCACCTGGTCGGGGCGCTGGCGAAGGCCGACTGCCTGATCGCCGTGCCCGAGGACACGACCGCGCTGCCCGCCGGGAGCGCCGTCGATGTGGTCCTTCTCACGGACTGA